One region of Chryseobacterium sp. C-71 genomic DNA includes:
- a CDS encoding DNA translocase FtsK: protein MEKKTQKPQTDSPEKGKILSKPRIFFGLTFIVFSGVLALSFISYLMNWKSDQSQAGTMLDKSIQSSNIFGKLGDWLGNIFIFESIGIASFIVAFLFVVFGTMILKKKIFKPWMTFGHSLFFICWLPIFFGAITKGQGNAGVLSGVYGYQIMDSLNAIIGSVGLWLVLVVSIALYFILEFNLRPSSIKSKFNEINENTIGRVKSMMPNSSENFEADEELESEIQDSPSNVTVTDVCGNVKMQETAKPAKVSNEIQPSVNIETIVTPNQTSFEEIKRDSSSTLSLDLNTKPVIPVARPEEAFDMKPSTPSTDGIKFNVEVAPAVEILTDAEVHSNDLVEKHGLYDHRLDLPKFQMPTLDLLKDYGNEEISVNKEELEENKNKIVGLLKNFNVGIAEIKATIGPTVTLYEIVPEAGIRVSAIKKLQDDIALNLSALGIRIIAPMPGKGTIGIEVPRKNPTMVSMRSVIASQKFQNTDMDLPVVFGKTISNEVFMADLSKMPHLLMAGSTGQGKSVGINAILTSLLYKKHPSELKFVMVDPKKVELSLYSKIERHYLAKLPDSDDAIITDTHKVINTLNSLCVEMDQRYDLLKNAFCKNLKEYNKKFSERKLNPENGHRYLPYIVLVVDEFADLIMTAGKEVELPIARLAQLARAVGIHLIVATQRPSVNVITGMIKANFPARAAFRVISSVDSRTILDSPGADQLIGKGDMLYFNGNEILRLQCAFIDTPEVEKLAEFIGEQKGYASAFMLPEYVSEGAANSVGAFDPNEKDQLFDEAARIIVSTQQGSTSMLQRQLKLGYNRAGRIMDQLESSGIVGGFNGAKAREVLISDLNSLEQFLEDLRN, encoded by the coding sequence AGGCAAAATTTTATCGAAGCCACGCATCTTTTTCGGATTAACGTTTATTGTTTTTTCGGGAGTTCTGGCGCTTTCTTTCATTTCATATTTAATGAATTGGAAATCAGATCAAAGCCAAGCCGGAACGATGCTCGACAAAAGCATACAATCTTCCAATATTTTTGGGAAATTGGGCGACTGGCTGGGCAATATTTTTATATTTGAAAGCATTGGTATTGCCTCATTTATTGTTGCATTCCTTTTTGTGGTTTTCGGGACAATGATTCTGAAGAAAAAAATCTTTAAGCCGTGGATGACTTTCGGACATTCATTGTTCTTTATCTGTTGGCTTCCCATCTTCTTCGGAGCGATTACAAAAGGTCAGGGAAATGCCGGAGTTTTAAGTGGTGTTTACGGTTACCAAATAATGGATTCTTTAAATGCAATCATCGGAAGTGTTGGTCTTTGGCTGGTTTTGGTGGTGAGTATTGCTTTATATTTTATTCTTGAGTTTAATCTTCGTCCAAGTTCAATCAAATCAAAATTTAACGAAATCAATGAAAATACGATTGGCAGAGTAAAATCGATGATGCCAAATTCTAGTGAAAATTTTGAAGCAGATGAAGAGTTAGAAAGCGAAATTCAGGATTCTCCATCAAATGTTACTGTAACTGATGTTTGCGGCAATGTCAAAATGCAAGAAACTGCAAAACCTGCGAAAGTTTCAAATGAAATTCAGCCTTCTGTGAATATAGAAACCATCGTAACGCCTAATCAGACTTCATTTGAGGAAATTAAAAGAGATTCTTCATCAACATTAAGTTTAGATTTAAATACAAAACCTGTAATTCCTGTTGCTAGGCCTGAAGAAGCTTTTGATATGAAACCATCAACTCCTTCAACCGACGGAATTAAATTTAATGTAGAAGTTGCGCCGGCTGTTGAGATTTTGACTGATGCTGAAGTGCACTCAAACGATTTGGTAGAGAAACACGGTCTGTATGATCACCGTTTGGATTTGCCTAAATTTCAGATGCCGACTTTAGATCTTCTGAAAGATTATGGAAATGAAGAAATATCGGTTAATAAGGAAGAATTAGAAGAAAACAAAAATAAAATTGTTGGATTATTAAAGAACTTCAACGTTGGAATTGCTGAAATTAAAGCGACAATCGGGCCAACAGTTACATTATACGAAATCGTACCTGAAGCAGGAATCAGAGTTTCTGCGATTAAAAAGCTGCAGGATGATATTGCGTTGAATCTTTCTGCTTTAGGAATCAGAATTATTGCTCCAATGCCAGGAAAAGGTACCATCGGAATTGAAGTTCCGAGAAAAAATCCTACAATGGTTTCTATGCGTTCGGTAATTGCTTCGCAAAAATTCCAGAATACAGATATGGATCTTCCTGTTGTGTTTGGAAAAACAATTTCCAATGAAGTTTTCATGGCCGATTTGTCAAAAATGCCTCACCTTTTGATGGCTGGTTCTACAGGTCAAGGTAAATCTGTTGGTATTAATGCAATCCTGACTTCCCTACTTTACAAGAAACACCCAAGTGAATTGAAATTCGTAATGGTGGATCCTAAAAAAGTAGAACTTTCTTTATATTCTAAAATTGAAAGACATTATTTGGCGAAACTTCCCGATTCTGATGATGCAATTATTACAGACACTCACAAAGTAATCAATACGTTGAATTCTCTTTGTGTAGAAATGGATCAGCGATATGATTTGCTTAAAAATGCTTTCTGTAAAAACTTAAAAGAATACAACAAGAAATTCAGCGAAAGAAAATTAAATCCTGAAAACGGACATCGTTATTTACCTTACATTGTTTTGGTTGTCGATGAGTTTGCCGATTTGATTATGACTGCCGGAAAAGAGGTTGAGCTTCCTATCGCAAGATTAGCACAGCTGGCAAGAGCAGTAGGAATTCACTTGATTGTTGCTACTCAAAGACCTTCTGTAAACGTAATTACAGGGATGATTAAGGCGAATTTCCCTGCAAGAGCGGCGTTCAGAGTTATTTCAAGTGTCGACTCAAGAACGATTCTTGATTCTCCGGGTGCAGATCAGCTGATTGGAAAGGGTGACATGCTTTATTTTAACGGTAATGAAATTTTAAGACTTCAGTGTGCTTTTATTGATACTCCAGAAGTAGAAAAGCTGGCAGAATTTATTGGGGAACAAAAAGGGTATGCTTCAGCTTTCATGCTTCCGGAATATGTGAGTGAAGGAGCAGCAAACTCTGTAGGAGCATTTGATCCGAATGAAAAAGATCAGTTATTTGATGAAGCTGCAAGAATTATTGTTTCTACACAGCAAGGTTCTACTTCAATGCTCCAGAGACAGTTGAAATTAGGTTACAACAGAGCAGGGAGAATTATGGATCAGTTGGAATCAAGTGGCATCGTTGGCGGATTTAATGGAGCTAAAGCGAGAGAAGTTCTAATCAGCGATCTGAATTCTTTGGAACAGTTTTTGGAAGACCTGCGAAATTAA
- a CDS encoding outer membrane lipoprotein carrier protein LolA, which yields MKKIISKIVFGSFVVGSMAFAQAQKIDAKAKKILDDVTANYKSKKNSYFKFAFGSGVNGVVSKNEPGIYYSAGDKYKLKIMETEQIFDGSKIYNINTEDKEVTVAKPNESSTMFSPINYLTSYRKDYNVTYSGKKTVDGVSADFITLTPVKANGLKSIYIFIDGTKKQMLKLEQHGNNKDIAVISIKEYKENQQLDPNMFVFDKNKFKNYLVTEL from the coding sequence ATGAAAAAAATAATATCAAAAATAGTATTCGGAAGTTTTGTAGTAGGAAGTATGGCTTTTGCTCAGGCTCAGAAAATTGATGCTAAAGCAAAAAAAATATTAGATGATGTGACGGCAAATTACAAATCTAAAAAGAATTCTTATTTCAAATTTGCTTTTGGAAGCGGTGTAAACGGTGTTGTAAGTAAAAACGAACCCGGAATTTACTACTCAGCTGGTGATAAATACAAGTTGAAAATCATGGAGACCGAACAGATTTTCGATGGCAGCAAAATTTATAATATCAACACAGAAGATAAGGAAGTAACGGTAGCAAAGCCTAATGAAAGCTCAACGATGTTCTCACCTATCAATTATCTTACTTCTTACAGAAAAGATTACAACGTTACGTATAGCGGTAAAAAAACGGTGGATGGTGTAAGCGCAGATTTCATCACATTAACTCCGGTAAAAGCGAACGGATTAAAATCAATCTACATTTTTATTGATGGAACCAAAAAGCAAATGCTTAAACTCGAACAGCATGGAAACAATAAAGATATTGCGGTAATTTCAATTAAAGAATACAAAGAAAACCAGCAATTAGACCCGAATATGTTTGTTTTTGATAAAAATAAATTCAAAAATTATCTTGTTACAGAATTATAA
- a CDS encoding LptF/LptG family permease yields MFKILDRYIIKTFFGPFFFIFSVLFFIFIVNIIWIQLGQFMGKGLTTFQIMKLLFYLGVNVVSMVLPLTILLASIMSFGEFGERYELAAMKAAGISLTRVMMPLLGVVTLLAILLYLFSSNIIPDFQRKARNMLFNIAQTKPALNFTPGQFIDQIPGYMVKFDKIEGEDGRDLEGIFIHKKASTFENQQSIVAEKGKFVTPPNKNYLQLVLFNGYVFEDSYAGKAENVRLKQPDQAIKFDTLVSHFDVSEIINKAIEQEKITEDFRFQSFEELFGTITKTKKDNAKLVSNISTEVISQTSSVVSYMDKNKSKAPVKSQYKFDTIKKDKKLEMIYNAHSRLDNLKTTLDSKNQELNSSVKYFNKVVIYQQRMITYSFTCIIFFMIGASLGSIIRKGGMGVPVIVAIVIFIIFYVINVGFENVAWSGKMSPYLAAWLPNMILFPFGVLMTYKALTDSQLFDAEKYKAFLKPITKLFVKDKEHKRYQ; encoded by the coding sequence ATGTTTAAAATATTAGACCGATACATCATTAAAACCTTTTTTGGTCCGTTCTTTTTTATATTCAGTGTTTTGTTTTTCATTTTTATTGTAAACATTATCTGGATTCAGCTTGGGCAATTCATGGGAAAAGGTCTTACCACGTTTCAGATCATGAAGCTTCTTTTTTATCTGGGAGTGAATGTGGTAAGCATGGTTTTACCTTTGACGATACTTCTGGCAAGTATCATGTCTTTTGGTGAATTTGGCGAGCGCTACGAATTAGCTGCCATGAAAGCTGCCGGAATTTCATTGACGAGAGTAATGATGCCGCTTTTAGGGGTTGTGACTTTATTGGCAATCTTACTCTATCTCTTCTCCAGTAATATAATTCCCGATTTTCAAAGGAAGGCTAGAAATATGCTTTTCAATATTGCACAGACCAAACCTGCATTGAATTTTACACCGGGTCAATTTATCGATCAAATTCCGGGATACATGGTGAAATTTGATAAAATTGAAGGTGAAGACGGGCGTGATCTTGAAGGAATTTTCATTCATAAAAAAGCAAGTACATTCGAAAATCAGCAATCAATCGTTGCAGAAAAAGGAAAATTTGTAACACCTCCGAATAAAAATTATCTGCAGTTGGTTTTATTTAACGGTTACGTTTTTGAAGACAGCTATGCCGGAAAAGCAGAAAATGTAAGATTAAAACAACCTGATCAGGCTATAAAATTTGATACGCTGGTTTCTCATTTTGATGTCAGTGAAATCATCAACAAAGCAATTGAACAAGAGAAAATTACTGAAGATTTCCGTTTTCAGTCGTTTGAAGAATTATTTGGCACAATTACTAAAACCAAAAAAGACAATGCTAAATTGGTTAGCAATATCAGTACAGAAGTAATATCTCAAACAAGCTCTGTTGTGAGCTATATGGATAAAAATAAGTCGAAAGCTCCTGTAAAATCTCAGTATAAATTTGATACCATCAAAAAAGATAAAAAGCTTGAGATGATTTATAATGCACACAGCAGATTAGACAATCTTAAGACAACGCTGGATTCAAAAAATCAGGAACTTAATTCAAGTGTAAAATATTTTAATAAAGTGGTGATCTATCAGCAGAGAATGATTACTTATTCATTTACGTGTATTATTTTCTTTATGATTGGGGCGAGTTTGGGATCAATCATCCGAAAAGGAGGAATGGGTGTTCCCGTAATTGTAGCGATTGTAATTTTTATTATATTTTATGTAATCAATGTTGGTTTTGAAAACGTAGCTTGGTCGGGAAAAATGAGTCCTTATTTGGCGGCCTGGCTTCCGAATATGATCCTCTTTCCTTTTGGGGTTTTGATGACTTATAAAGCGTTGACAGATTCTCAATTATTTGATGCTGAAAAATACAAAGCTTTCTTAAAGCCTATTACGAAGCTTTTTGTAAAGGATAAAGAACATAAAAGATATCAGTAA
- the frr gene encoding ribosome recycling factor, with amino-acid sequence MEELDLIVESVKHDMEAAIKHLDHAFQRIRAGRASTNMVQDVMVEYYGAPTPLNQVANVSIPDAMTISIQPWDRTAIGAIEKAIINSNLGFAPSNNGENIILNVPPLTEERRRELAKQAKAETEDTKIVVRNARQNGIKELKKLEGISEDAVKSTEEEIQVLTDKHVKLCDDHLKTKEAEIMKV; translated from the coding sequence ATGGAAGAATTAGATCTTATCGTAGAATCTGTAAAACATGATATGGAAGCGGCTATCAAGCACTTGGATCATGCATTTCAAAGAATCAGAGCGGGACGTGCATCTACGAATATGGTTCAGGATGTGATGGTAGAATATTATGGTGCCCCGACTCCTCTTAATCAGGTTGCGAACGTTTCTATTCCCGATGCGATGACCATCTCAATTCAACCCTGGGATAGAACTGCGATCGGAGCGATAGAAAAAGCAATTATCAATTCAAATCTAGGCTTTGCTCCATCTAATAATGGTGAAAATATCATTCTTAATGTTCCGCCTTTAACAGAAGAGAGAAGAAGAGAACTGGCTAAACAAGCTAAAGCTGAAACTGAAGATACTAAAATCGTTGTAAGAAACGCAAGACAAAACGGTATCAAAGAACTAAAAAAGCTGGAAGGTATTTCTGAAGATGCTGTAAAAAGTACTGAAGAAGAAATTCAGGTACTTACAGACAAACATGTAAAGCTTTGTGACGACCATCTTAAGACAAAAGAAGCTGAAATTATGAAAGTATAA
- the pyrH gene encoding UMP kinase — MKYKRILLKLSGEALMGNRQYGIDPERLMEYAQEIKKVVDLGCETAIVIGGGNIFRGVAGAAAGMDRVQGDYMGMLATVINGMALQGALEDAGIKTRLQSAIEMDKVAEPFIKRRAVRHLEKGRVVIFGAGTGNPYFTTDTAATLRAIEIGADVILKGTRVDGIYDSDPETNENAVKYNSLSFDEVFEKNLKVMDMTAFTLSHENKLPIIVFDMNKDGNLVKIVEGENVGTLVNI; from the coding sequence ATGAAATATAAAAGAATCCTTCTAAAACTGAGTGGTGAAGCATTGATGGGGAACAGACAGTACGGTATCGATCCCGAAAGACTGATGGAGTATGCTCAGGAAATAAAAAAGGTAGTTGACTTAGGCTGCGAAACTGCTATCGTAATTGGAGGAGGAAATATTTTCCGAGGTGTTGCAGGAGCTGCAGCTGGAATGGACAGAGTACAGGGCGATTATATGGGAATGCTTGCAACAGTAATCAACGGGATGGCGTTGCAAGGCGCTTTGGAAGACGCAGGAATCAAAACAAGATTGCAATCTGCCATCGAAATGGACAAAGTAGCTGAGCCTTTCATCAAAAGAAGAGCGGTAAGACATCTTGAAAAGGGTAGAGTAGTAATCTTCGGAGCGGGAACAGGAAACCCTTATTTCACAACTGATACTGCAGCGACTTTAAGAGCTATTGAAATTGGCGCAGACGTTATCTTAAAAGGAACAAGAGTAGACGGAATCTACGACAGCGATCCTGAGACAAACGAAAATGCTGTAAAATACAACTCATTATCTTTCGACGAAGTATTCGAGAAAAATCTTAAAGTGATGGATATGACTGCATTCACTTTAAGCCACGAAAATAAATTGCCCATCATTGTATTTGATATGAATAAAGATGGTAATTTGGTAAAGATTGTAGAAGGAGAAAATGTAGGAACTTTAGTTAATATTTAA
- the porQ gene encoding type IX secretion system protein PorQ — MKKVLIFSLFLSGIVSFAQTGTNVYPFLNIPVSARQAALGGDAITTRDHDVSFAIANPALLNKESDKQLSVNATAYLADSKYGTIAYARDLDNGHMVTVNARYMSYGNIPRTDDSGFEMGEFSASDVAVGGGYAYQFEEDWTIGGGLNFITSKIDTYTSSALAGTLGVTYHPKRTKEVVSVVIRNFGYQFKSFNGERENLPFRIDLGYTKILKAFPLAITITAHDLQQFDISSDLNVNGQEVNAGRKIADHFSLGAELFPEKSFNFRLGYNVRRGNELAVADQRNFSGLSAGFGLKVSRFRIDYAHVRYHNSSNVNQIGISVDLSGHQGE, encoded by the coding sequence TTGAAGAAAGTTCTAATTTTTTCACTATTTCTTTCGGGAATTGTTTCATTTGCTCAAACTGGAACAAATGTATATCCGTTTCTGAATATTCCGGTTTCCGCAAGACAGGCTGCTTTAGGCGGCGACGCAATTACAACGAGAGATCACGATGTCTCTTTTGCCATTGCCAACCCTGCTTTGCTGAATAAAGAATCTGATAAACAACTATCTGTAAATGCCACGGCATATCTCGCAGACTCAAAATACGGAACCATTGCTTACGCCAGAGATCTAGATAACGGTCACATGGTAACGGTAAATGCTCGTTATATGAGCTACGGAAATATCCCAAGAACGGATGACAGCGGTTTTGAAATGGGAGAATTCTCAGCTTCAGATGTTGCTGTGGGTGGTGGATATGCATACCAATTTGAAGAAGACTGGACGATTGGTGGCGGATTAAACTTTATTACTTCAAAAATCGATACCTACACTTCTTCTGCATTGGCAGGAACTTTAGGAGTTACCTATCATCCAAAACGAACTAAAGAAGTTGTTTCTGTAGTTATAAGAAACTTCGGTTATCAGTTTAAATCTTTCAACGGCGAAAGAGAAAACCTTCCTTTCAGAATAGATTTAGGATATACTAAAATATTAAAAGCATTTCCTTTAGCAATTACCATTACCGCTCACGATTTACAACAATTTGATATTTCTTCAGATTTGAATGTAAACGGCCAAGAAGTAAATGCGGGACGCAAAATTGCCGATCACTTCTCTTTAGGCGCGGAGCTTTTCCCAGAAAAAAGTTTTAATTTCAGATTGGGATACAACGTAAGAAGAGGAAATGAATTGGCAGTTGCCGATCAAAGAAATTTCTCAGGGCTTTCTGCCGGTTTCGGACTCAAAGTTTCAAGATTCCGTATCGATTATGCACATGTGAGATATCACAATTCTTCTAATGTTAATCAAATCGGAATTTCTGTAGATCTTAGCGGTCATCAAGGAGAATAA
- the cmk gene encoding (d)CMP kinase, with amino-acid sequence MKKPVIAIDGFSSTGKSSISKIIAEKLGIVHLDTGALYRGITWFALQNCLNEDETINLNQLFDSFSLIELEFKNDKGELVLFLNHINISKEIRSNEVSDNVSLIAKQKEVRDFLLQSQRNLAEKGGIIMDGRDIGTVVLPNADFKFFLTASIEERTKRRHQELLSLGIEADEQQVRENLIARDKIDSEREIAPLKQADDAIVIDNTMLTKKETIESILTHLKN; translated from the coding sequence ATGAAAAAACCAGTGATAGCGATTGACGGATTCTCATCTACAGGGAAAAGTTCTATTTCAAAAATTATTGCCGAAAAATTAGGAATTGTACATCTCGACACTGGCGCTTTATATCGTGGGATTACCTGGTTTGCATTGCAAAACTGTCTGAATGAAGACGAAACCATCAATCTTAACCAGCTTTTCGATTCTTTTTCATTAATTGAACTTGAATTTAAAAATGATAAAGGCGAGTTGGTTCTCTTTCTAAATCATATCAATATTTCAAAAGAAATTCGTTCAAACGAAGTCTCAGATAATGTAAGCCTTATTGCCAAGCAAAAAGAAGTTAGAGATTTTCTTTTACAGTCTCAGCGCAATTTGGCAGAAAAAGGCGGAATTATAATGGATGGCAGAGATATTGGCACAGTGGTACTGCCAAACGCCGATTTTAAATTTTTCCTGACTGCCAGTATTGAAGAAAGGACCAAAAGAAGACATCAGGAATTACTGAGTTTAGGCATTGAAGCCGATGAACAGCAAGTACGAGAAAATCTTATTGCAAGAGATAAAATCGACAGTGAGCGAGAAATTGCACCTCTAAAGCAGGCAGATGATGCAATTGTCATAGATAACACGATGCTTACTAAGAAGGAGACAATAGAAAGTATACTGACACATTTAAAAAATTAA
- a CDS encoding YtxH domain-containing protein, which translates to MSRKENNTAGILAGLLAGAAAGVILGMLYAPEEGKETRKKIKNKANDLKEEAKNKYGEVSEKVKDQYGNISSTFKETASSVAHTVKDGYDKYKDQIVSKTTDIVKDVETGLNDLKG; encoded by the coding sequence ATGTCTAGAAAAGAAAACAATACAGCAGGTATTTTAGCAGGATTATTGGCAGGTGCTGCGGCAGGTGTAATCTTAGGAATGTTATATGCTCCGGAAGAAGGTAAAGAAACCAGAAAAAAAATTAAAAACAAAGCCAACGACCTAAAGGAAGAAGCTAAAAATAAATACGGAGAAGTTTCTGAAAAAGTAAAAGATCAGTATGGAAACATCTCTTCTACTTTCAAAGAAACAGCAAGCAGCGTAGCGCATACTGTAAAAGATGGTTACGACAAATATAAAGATCAGATTGTTTCTAAAACTACTGATATTGTAAAAGACGTTGAAACAGGTTTGAATGATCTAAAAGGATAA
- a CDS encoding phage holin family protein → MIETVKEYASKRIDLLKIQATEKSSISAGVIAYLVILLVAFAFFIILFNFGLAFFIGKALNNTSYGFLIVAAFYLLITILVVTFKKRIVNVVADKVIEFLNH, encoded by the coding sequence ATGATTGAAACTGTAAAAGAATATGCATCAAAGCGAATAGATTTGCTAAAAATTCAGGCGACAGAAAAGTCGTCAATTTCGGCAGGAGTAATTGCTTACTTAGTTATTTTATTAGTTGCTTTTGCTTTTTTTATTATCCTTTTTAATTTTGGATTGGCATTTTTTATCGGTAAAGCGTTGAACAATACTTCATATGGATTCTTAATTGTTGCTGCATTTTATTTGCTTATCACAATTTTAGTTGTTACCTTTAAAAAGCGCATCGTAAACGTTGTAGCCGATAAAGTAATAGAATTTTTAAATCACTAA
- a CDS encoding phosphoribosyl-ATP pyrophosphatase — MSRNYSSLEELRRKKKLLKSEVEDLEGLLTFKNTKESLSAFTNGLTDQYLKEKIDEDGEETTVLRKDVIAKQLTSEVKDLFLNRNTAMGIAGSAFKGDAMDTVVKLAVTALVANYAKKNMRSSNWKKKVLGAALIYVAPMALKFLRTKLEAYQKTKSVSSMEQLI, encoded by the coding sequence ATGAGCAGAAATTATAGTAGCTTAGAAGAACTTAGAAGAAAGAAAAAGCTTTTAAAAAGTGAAGTTGAGGATTTAGAAGGATTGCTGACTTTCAAAAATACCAAAGAAAGCTTAAGCGCATTCACCAATGGTTTAACTGATCAATATCTAAAAGAAAAGATAGATGAAGATGGTGAAGAAACAACAGTTCTCAGAAAAGATGTGATCGCAAAACAGCTGACCTCAGAAGTAAAAGATTTATTCTTAAACAGAAATACCGCAATGGGAATTGCCGGAAGTGCATTCAAAGGTGATGCAATGGACACTGTTGTCAAACTTGCTGTTACTGCTTTAGTAGCCAATTACGCCAAGAAAAATATGAGAAGCTCAAACTGGAAAAAGAAAGTTTTGGGCGCAGCATTAATTTATGTTGCACCAATGGCTTTGAAATTTCTTAGAACAAAACTAGAGGCTTATCAAAAAACAAAAAGTGTATCCAGTATGGAGCAACTTATCTGA
- a CDS encoding RNA methyltransferase, whose translation MLTAHTIKVLQSLDKKKFRQKYNLFLVEGNKIISELPNSNFKIKEIFSTNPQNLNFKETLVHQITENELKKISFLQNPKDSVAVCELNEDSKLNDQNIQLILDGIQDPGNLGTIIRLADWFGIEQIICSEDTVDFYNPKVIQASMGSFTRVNIVYCNLVDYLSETKNINIGTDMDGENIYTFEKPEKINLILGNEGKGMREETEKLLHKKISIPRFGKSQSTESLNVSMAAGIILGQLFRVGE comes from the coding sequence ATGCTTACAGCTCATACAATAAAAGTTTTACAGTCTTTAGATAAAAAGAAGTTCAGGCAAAAATACAATTTGTTTTTGGTTGAAGGGAATAAAATCATTTCCGAACTTCCCAATTCTAACTTTAAAATTAAAGAAATATTTTCTACAAATCCTCAAAATTTAAATTTTAAGGAAACTCTTGTGCATCAAATCACTGAAAATGAACTGAAAAAGATTAGTTTTCTGCAAAATCCGAAAGATTCTGTTGCAGTTTGTGAATTGAATGAAGACTCTAAATTAAATGATCAAAATATCCAGTTGATTTTAGACGGAATTCAGGATCCGGGAAATTTGGGTACAATTATTCGTTTGGCAGATTGGTTCGGAATCGAGCAGATCATTTGTAGTGAAGACACAGTAGATTTTTACAATCCAAAAGTCATTCAGGCAAGTATGGGATCTTTTACAAGAGTGAATATCGTTTATTGCAATCTAGTTGACTATTTATCTGAAACTAAAAATATAAACATAGGAACAGATATGGATGGAGAAAACATCTACACTTTTGAAAAACCTGAGAAAATAAATTTAATTTTAGGAAACGAAGGAAAGGGAATGCGTGAAGAAACCGAAAAATTACTTCACAAAAAAATATCAATTCCAAGATTTGGAAAATCTCAGTCGACAGAAAGTTTGAATGTATCTATGGCGGCAGGAATTATTTTAGGGCAACTCTTTAGAGTTGGAGAGTGA